The following coding sequences lie in one Streptomyces albofaciens JCM 4342 genomic window:
- a CDS encoding elongation factor G-like protein EF-G2, giving the protein MGEKRTHPGAAGRATSADQPTSLRNVVLVGHSGAGKTTLVEALALATGAVNRAGRVEDGGCLSDYDEIEHRQQRSVQLSLVPVDWGGIRINVLDTPGYADFVGELRAGLRAADAALFVVSAADGVDGATRMVWDECAAVGMPRALVITHLEAARADFDQMTRLCADALGGDDPDAVLPLYLPLYGTAGADGHAPVHGLIGLLTQRVFDYSSGERVERAPEADELPLIEEARNRLIEGIIAESEDESLMDRYLAGEDIDLKTLVGDLETAVARGTFHPVLAAAPAAEGAREGLGTIELLDLIARGFPTPAEREAPAVTTPDGKPRPALTCDPAGPLVAEVVKTSSDPYVGRLSLVRVFSGTLRPDETVHVSGHGLTDRGHEDHDVDERIGALSTPFGKTQRSLTKAIAGDLACVAKLTRAETGDTLSDKNAPLLMEPWSMPDPLLPVAIQAHSKADEDKLSQGLSRLVAEDPTMRLEHNQGTHQVVLWCLGEAHVDVALERLRSRYGVQVDTVPYKVPLRETFGDKAAGRGRHVKQSGGHGQYAICEIEVEPLPGGSGIEFVDKVVGGAVPRQFIPSVEKGVRAQAARGVAAGYPLVDVRVTLLDGKAHSVDSSDAAFQTAGALALREAASDARIHLLEPVAEVTVLVADEYVGAAMSDLSGRRGRVVGTEQAGHGRTLVRAEVPEIEISRYAVDLRSLSHGTGRFHRTYARHEPMPPQLAARLREQEDDGS; this is encoded by the coding sequence ATGGGCGAGAAGAGGACACATCCAGGAGCCGCCGGCAGGGCGACATCGGCCGACCAGCCCACGTCCCTGAGGAATGTGGTGCTGGTCGGCCACAGTGGTGCGGGGAAGACGACGCTGGTGGAGGCGCTGGCGCTGGCGACCGGCGCGGTCAACCGGGCGGGCCGGGTGGAGGACGGCGGCTGCCTGTCGGACTACGACGAGATCGAACACCGGCAGCAGCGGTCGGTGCAGCTGTCCCTGGTCCCGGTGGACTGGGGCGGCATCCGGATCAATGTGCTGGACACCCCCGGGTACGCCGATTTCGTCGGGGAATTGAGGGCCGGTCTGCGGGCAGCGGACGCGGCCCTCTTCGTCGTTTCGGCGGCGGACGGGGTGGACGGTGCGACCCGTATGGTCTGGGACGAGTGTGCGGCGGTCGGCATGCCGCGCGCGCTGGTCATCACCCACCTGGAGGCGGCCCGCGCCGATTTCGACCAGATGACCCGGCTGTGCGCCGACGCTCTGGGCGGCGACGACCCGGACGCCGTGCTCCCCCTGTACCTGCCGCTGTACGGCACCGCGGGCGCCGACGGCCACGCCCCCGTGCACGGCCTGATCGGCCTGCTCACCCAGCGGGTCTTCGACTACTCCTCCGGCGAACGCGTCGAGCGCGCGCCCGAGGCCGACGAGCTGCCGCTGATCGAGGAGGCCCGCAACCGGCTCATCGAGGGCATCATCGCCGAGAGCGAGGACGAGTCCCTGATGGACCGCTATCTGGCGGGCGAGGACATCGACCTGAAGACGCTCGTCGGGGACCTGGAGACGGCGGTCGCGCGCGGCACCTTCCACCCCGTGCTCGCCGCGGCGCCGGCCGCCGAGGGCGCCCGGGAAGGTCTGGGCACCATCGAACTGCTGGATCTGATCGCCCGCGGCTTCCCCACCCCCGCCGAGCGCGAGGCCCCCGCCGTCACCACCCCCGACGGCAAGCCCCGCCCCGCGCTGACCTGCGACCCGGCCGGCCCGCTGGTCGCCGAGGTGGTCAAGACCTCCTCCGACCCCTACGTCGGCCGGCTCTCGCTGGTACGGGTCTTCTCCGGCACCCTGCGCCCGGACGAGACGGTGCACGTGTCCGGGCACGGCCTGACGGACCGGGGCCACGAGGACCACGACGTGGACGAGCGGATCGGCGCGCTGTCCACCCCGTTCGGCAAGACCCAGCGCTCGCTGACCAAGGCGATCGCCGGCGATCTGGCCTGTGTGGCGAAGCTGACCCGCGCGGAGACTGGCGACACCCTGTCCGACAAGAACGCGCCGCTCCTGATGGAGCCGTGGTCCATGCCGGACCCGCTGCTGCCGGTGGCCATCCAGGCGCACAGCAAGGCGGACGAGGACAAGCTCTCGCAGGGCCTGTCCCGCCTGGTCGCCGAGGACCCGACGATGCGCCTGGAGCACAACCAGGGCACCCACCAGGTCGTGCTGTGGTGTCTGGGCGAGGCCCATGTGGACGTGGCGCTGGAGCGGCTGCGGTCGCGGTACGGCGTCCAGGTCGACACCGTGCCGTACAAGGTCCCGCTCCGTGAGACCTTCGGCGACAAGGCGGCGGGCCGGGGGCGGCATGTGAAGCAGTCCGGCGGACACGGCCAGTACGCGATCTGCGAGATCGAGGTGGAGCCGCTGCCCGGCGGCAGCGGCATCGAGTTCGTGGACAAGGTGGTGGGCGGCGCGGTGCCCCGGCAGTTCATCCCGTCCGTCGAGAAGGGCGTACGGGCCCAGGCGGCGCGCGGGGTGGCGGCCGGCTATCCGCTGGTCGACGTCCGGGTCACGCTGCTGGACGGCAAGGCCCACTCGGTCGACTCCTCGGACGCCGCGTTCCAGACGGCCGGCGCCCTGGCGCTGCGCGAGGCCGCCTCGGACGCCCGTATCCACCTGCTGGAGCCGGTGGCCGAGGTGACCGTCCTGGTGGCGGACGAGTACGTCGGCGCGGCGATGAGCGATCTGTCCGGGCGGCGCGGCCGGGTGGTGGGCACCGAGCAGGCCGGGCACGGCCGCACCCTGGTGCGGGCCGAGGTACCGGAGATCGAGATCAGCCGGTACGCCGTCGACCTGCGCTCCCTCTCGCACGGCACCGGGCGCTTCCACCGGACCTACGCGCGGCACGAGCCGATGCCGCCGCAGCTCGCCGCCCGGCTCCGGGAACAGGAGGACGACGGTTCGTGA
- a CDS encoding phosphatidylinositol mannoside acyltransferase, producing the protein MIDREKLADGAYALGWKAVRKLPEPAAKALGRRIADTVWKRRGKGILRLEANLARVVPDATPRRLAQLSRAGMRSYLRYWMESFRLPAWSEERIKGGFAPADVHHLVEGLKSGRGVILALPHMGNYDLAGAWVTTKLGVPFTTVAERLKPESLYDRFVAYREGLGMEVLPHTGGAAFGTLARRLRAGGLVCLVADRDLSSSGIEVKFFGEAAKMPAGPAMLAVQTGAMLLPVTLWYDESPVMRGRVHPEIEVPQTGTRAEKAAVMTQEMADAFASGIADHPEDWHMLQRLWLGDLEPREPARRTDVPDGGGSGADGAPSGARRTGVPDGGASGADGAPSGARRTGVPDGGASGADGAPSGARRTERS; encoded by the coding sequence ATCATCGACCGCGAGAAGCTGGCCGACGGGGCGTACGCCCTGGGCTGGAAAGCGGTCAGGAAACTGCCCGAACCGGCCGCGAAGGCGCTGGGCCGGCGGATCGCCGACACCGTCTGGAAGCGGCGCGGCAAGGGGATCCTCCGTCTGGAGGCCAACCTCGCGCGCGTCGTGCCGGACGCCACCCCGCGGCGCCTCGCCCAGCTCTCCCGCGCCGGGATGCGCTCCTACCTGCGCTACTGGATGGAGTCCTTCCGGCTGCCGGCCTGGAGCGAGGAGCGGATAAAAGGCGGCTTCGCGCCGGCCGACGTGCACCACCTGGTGGAGGGCCTCAAGAGCGGCCGCGGCGTGATCCTCGCCTTGCCGCACATGGGCAACTACGACCTCGCGGGCGCCTGGGTCACCACCAAGCTGGGCGTGCCCTTCACCACCGTCGCCGAACGCCTCAAGCCGGAGTCGCTCTACGACCGGTTCGTCGCCTACCGCGAGGGCCTGGGCATGGAGGTGCTGCCGCACACCGGCGGCGCCGCGTTCGGCACCCTCGCCCGGCGGCTGCGGGCCGGCGGCCTGGTCTGCCTGGTCGCCGACCGGGACCTGTCCTCCTCCGGCATCGAGGTGAAGTTCTTCGGGGAGGCCGCGAAGATGCCGGCCGGACCGGCGATGCTCGCGGTCCAGACCGGGGCGATGCTGCTGCCGGTCACCCTGTGGTACGACGAGAGCCCGGTCATGCGGGGGCGGGTGCACCCGGAGATCGAGGTGCCGCAGACCGGGACCCGGGCGGAGAAGGCCGCGGTCATGACGCAGGAGATGGCCGACGCGTTCGCCTCCGGCATCGCCGATCATCCGGAGGACTGGCATATGTTGCAGCGGTTGTGGCTCGGTGACCTGGAGCCGCGCGAGCCCGCGCGGCGGACGGACGTGCCGGACGGTGGCGGTTCGGGTGCGGACGGGGCGCCCTCGGGCGCGCGGCGGACGGGCGTGCCGGACGGTGGCGCGTCGGGTGCGGATGGGGCGCCCTCGGGCGCGCGGCGGACGGGCGTGCCGGACGGTGGCGCGTCGGGTGCGGATGGGGCGCCCTCGGGCGCGCGGCGGACGGAGCGGTCTTGA
- a CDS encoding polysaccharide deacetylase family protein: MLRAAPAAAAGALATGCATARTDTASVRASGPPPPGGTGPPASGARPSGPGAARPPTRAPGLPVQIQHGPPRGSAVALTFHGQGDPKTATALLGEAERAGARVTVLAVGSWLDEQPAMARRILDGGHELGNHTLRHLDICALPADAAYAEITGCAQRLRKLTGTIGSWFRPSRTQYATELVTRLARRAGYPHILSYDVDSLDADDPGAPAVRRTVLDRARAGSIVSLHLGHPGTVAALPPILDGLHRRGLRAVTTTELVT, translated from the coding sequence GTGCTGCGTGCCGCCCCGGCCGCGGCCGCCGGTGCGCTCGCGACCGGGTGCGCGACGGCCCGTACGGACACCGCGTCCGTACGGGCCTCCGGCCCCCCGCCGCCGGGCGGGACCGGCCCGCCGGCCTCGGGGGCGCGCCCCTCGGGCCCGGGCGCCGCCCGCCCGCCGACCCGCGCCCCCGGCCTGCCCGTACAGATCCAGCACGGCCCGCCCCGCGGCAGCGCCGTCGCCCTCACCTTCCACGGCCAGGGCGACCCGAAGACCGCCACCGCGCTGCTCGGCGAGGCCGAGCGGGCCGGGGCCCGGGTGACCGTGCTGGCCGTCGGCAGCTGGCTCGACGAACAGCCGGCGATGGCCCGCCGCATCCTCGACGGCGGCCATGAGCTGGGCAATCACACCCTGCGCCACCTCGACATCTGCGCCCTGCCGGCGGACGCCGCGTACGCCGAGATCACCGGCTGCGCACAGCGGCTGCGCAAGCTGACCGGCACGATCGGCAGCTGGTTCCGGCCCTCCCGCACGCAGTACGCCACCGAGCTGGTGACCCGGCTGGCCCGCCGGGCCGGATACCCGCACATCCTCTCCTACGACGTCGACTCCCTCGACGCGGACGACCCGGGCGCCCCCGCCGTCCGGCGCACCGTGCTGGACCGGGCCCGCGCCGGATCCATCGTGAGCCTCCACCTCGGGCACCCCGGCACGGTTGCCGCGCTGCCCCCGATCCTCGACGGCCTGCACCGGCGCGGACTGCGCGCGGTGACGACAACGGAGCTTGTGACCTGA
- the pgsA gene encoding phosphatidylinositol phosphate synthase, with the protein MLNTYARAFFTRVLTPFAALLIRLGVSPDAVTLVGTGGVVAGALVFFPLGEFFWGTVVITLFVFSDLVDGNMARQLGRSSRWGAFLDSTLDRVADSAIFGGLALWYAGAGDSLWLCAVAIFCLASGQVVSYTKARGESIGLPVNVNGLVERAERLVITLVAAGFAGLHAFGVPGVQYLLPVALWVVAVGSTVTLAQRVVTVRRESAEADAIAQGGNSA; encoded by the coding sequence ATGCTGAACACGTACGCGCGTGCTTTCTTCACGCGTGTCCTCACGCCATTCGCCGCCCTGCTCATCCGCCTCGGGGTCAGCCCGGACGCGGTCACCCTCGTCGGCACGGGGGGTGTGGTGGCGGGGGCCCTGGTCTTCTTCCCGCTCGGCGAGTTCTTCTGGGGCACGGTCGTCATCACGCTCTTCGTCTTCTCCGACCTGGTGGACGGCAACATGGCACGGCAGCTGGGCCGGTCCAGCCGCTGGGGGGCCTTCCTCGACTCCACCCTCGACCGGGTCGCCGACTCGGCGATCTTCGGAGGGCTGGCGCTCTGGTACGCGGGGGCCGGCGACAGCCTGTGGCTCTGCGCGGTGGCGATCTTCTGCCTGGCCAGCGGGCAGGTGGTCTCGTACACCAAGGCCCGGGGCGAGAGCATCGGGCTGCCGGTCAACGTCAACGGACTCGTGGAGCGGGCCGAGCGGCTCGTCATCACGCTCGTCGCGGCCGGCTTCGCCGGGCTGCACGCCTTCGGGGTACCCGGCGTGCAGTACCTGCTGCCGGTCGCGCTGTGGGTGGTGGCCGTCGGCAGCACGGTCACCCTCGCCCAGCGCGTGGTGACCGTACGCCGGGAGTCCGCCGAGGCCGACGCCATCGCACAAGGGGGGAACAGCGCGTGA
- the thrS gene encoding threonine--tRNA ligase, whose translation MSDVRVTIQRDSEREERVVTTGTTAADLFQGERSVVAARVAGQLKDLAYEVAEGDEVEPVEISSQDGLDILRHSTAHVMAQAVQELFPEAKLGIGPPIKDGFYYDFDVETPFTPEDLKRIEKKMQEIQKRGQKFARRPVSDDDARAELAGEPYKLELIGLKGSAAEAAEGASAEVGAGELTIYDNLDAKSGELCWKDLCRGPHLPSTRVIPAFKLMRSAAAYWRGSEKNKQLQRIYGTAWPTKDELKAYLEFLAEAEKRDHRKLGAELDLFSIPEELGSGLAVFHPKGGIIRREMENYSRRRHEDADYEFVNTPHISKEGLFETSGHLPNYAEAMFPPLEFDGQNYRLKAMNCPMHNLIFKARGRSYRELPLRLFEFGTVYRYEKSGVVHGLTRARGFTQDDSHIYCTKEQMADELDSLLTFVLDLLRDYGLNDFELELSTRDPESDKFIGEDAEWEEATEALRQAAEKQGLPLVPDPGGAAYYGPKISVQARDAIGRSWQMSTIQVDFQQPKRFGLEYTAADGSKQQPVMIHRALFGSIERFFAVLLEHYAGAFPVWLAPVQATGIPIGDDHVPYLQEFAAEAKKAGLRVEVDSSADRMQKKIRNAQKSKVPFMIIAGDEDVSNGAVSFRYRDGSQKNGIPKAQAIQEMLDAVERRVQV comes from the coding sequence GTGTCAGACGTCCGTGTGACCATCCAACGCGATTCCGAGCGGGAAGAACGCGTGGTGACCACGGGCACTACGGCCGCCGACCTCTTCCAGGGCGAGCGTTCCGTCGTCGCCGCGCGCGTCGCCGGGCAGCTCAAGGACCTGGCGTACGAGGTCGCCGAGGGCGACGAGGTCGAGCCCGTCGAGATCAGCAGCCAGGACGGCCTGGACATCCTGCGGCACTCCACCGCCCACGTGATGGCGCAGGCCGTGCAGGAGCTGTTCCCGGAGGCGAAGCTGGGCATCGGCCCGCCCATCAAGGACGGCTTCTACTACGACTTCGACGTCGAGACCCCGTTCACCCCCGAGGACCTCAAGCGCATCGAGAAGAAGATGCAGGAGATCCAGAAGCGCGGGCAGAAGTTCGCCCGGCGCCCGGTGAGCGACGACGACGCCCGCGCCGAGCTGGCAGGCGAGCCGTACAAGCTGGAGCTGATCGGCCTCAAGGGCTCCGCCGCGGAGGCCGCCGAGGGCGCGTCCGCCGAGGTCGGCGCCGGTGAGCTGACCATCTACGACAACCTCGACGCCAAGAGCGGCGAGCTGTGCTGGAAGGACCTGTGCCGCGGCCCGCACCTGCCGAGCACCCGGGTCATCCCGGCCTTCAAGCTGATGCGCTCGGCCGCCGCCTACTGGCGCGGCAGCGAGAAGAACAAGCAGCTCCAGCGCATCTACGGCACCGCCTGGCCGACCAAGGACGAGCTGAAGGCGTACCTGGAGTTCCTCGCCGAGGCCGAGAAGCGCGACCACCGCAAGCTGGGCGCGGAGCTGGACCTGTTCTCCATCCCGGAGGAGCTGGGCTCGGGCCTGGCCGTCTTCCACCCGAAGGGCGGCATCATCCGCCGGGAGATGGAGAACTACTCCCGCCGCCGCCACGAGGACGCGGACTACGAGTTCGTCAACACCCCGCACATTTCGAAGGAAGGCCTCTTCGAGACCTCGGGGCACCTGCCGAACTACGCCGAGGCGATGTTCCCGCCGCTGGAGTTCGACGGGCAGAACTACCGCCTGAAGGCGATGAACTGCCCCATGCACAACCTGATCTTCAAGGCGCGCGGCCGCTCGTACCGTGAACTGCCGCTGCGGCTCTTCGAGTTCGGCACGGTCTACCGCTACGAGAAGTCCGGCGTGGTGCACGGCCTGACCCGGGCCCGCGGCTTCACCCAGGACGACTCGCACATCTACTGCACCAAGGAGCAGATGGCGGACGAGCTGGACTCGCTGCTGACCTTCGTGCTGGACCTGCTGCGCGACTACGGCCTGAACGACTTCGAGCTGGAGCTGTCCACCCGCGACCCCGAGTCCGACAAGTTCATCGGCGAGGACGCGGAGTGGGAGGAGGCCACCGAGGCGCTGCGCCAGGCGGCCGAGAAGCAGGGCCTGCCGCTGGTCCCGGACCCGGGCGGCGCCGCCTACTACGGGCCCAAGATCTCCGTGCAGGCGCGCGACGCGATCGGCCGGTCCTGGCAGATGTCGACCATCCAGGTCGACTTCCAGCAGCCCAAGCGCTTCGGCCTGGAGTACACCGCGGCGGACGGCTCCAAGCAGCAGCCGGTCATGATCCACCGGGCGCTGTTCGGCTCGATCGAGCGGTTCTTCGCGGTGCTGCTGGAGCACTACGCGGGCGCCTTCCCGGTGTGGCTGGCCCCGGTGCAGGCCACCGGCATCCCGATCGGCGACGACCACGTCCCGTACCTCCAGGAGTTCGCGGCCGAGGCCAAGAAGGCGGGCCTGCGGGTGGAGGTGGACTCCTCCGCGGACCGGATGCAGAAGAAGATCCGCAACGCGCAGAAGTCCAAGGTCCCGTTCATGATCATCGCGGGTGACGAGGACGTGTCCAACGGCGCGGTCTCGTTCCGCTACCGGGACGGGTCGCAGAAGAACGGCATCCCGAAGGCCCAGGCCATCCAGGAGATGCTGGACGCGGTGGAGCGCCGGGTCCAGGTGTGA
- a CDS encoding YncE family protein codes for MADRTRIQDPKRVRGGHRAALLAVACALMAAGCSDGGTKDAGHSPGASAPASPAKAARPLLPGMPPLLDEHDLYAADRPGKLAPQVKDFPSRVYVPNTGSDTVSVIDPKTYKVIETIPVGVQPQHVVPSWDMKTLWVNNNRGHDLTPIDPATGRSGRPVDVHDPYNLYFTPNGKYAVVMASMDKELVFRDPKTMEVRKTVPVTCAGVNHADFSADGKYFIVSCEFSAELLKVDTEKMKVIGQQKLPFRGAMPQDVKVSPDGRTWYVADMMADGMWVLDGDKFEQPRLMPTGKGAHGLYVSRDSKTMYISNRGEGSVSLLDFKSGKLVDKWHIPGGGSPDMGGVSADGKVLWLSGRYNSEVYAMDTRTGKTLAKIPVGEGPHGLAVYPQPGRYSLGHTGIFR; via the coding sequence ATGGCTGACCGTACCCGTATCCAAGACCCGAAGCGTGTACGCGGCGGCCACCGGGCCGCGCTGCTGGCCGTCGCCTGCGCACTGATGGCGGCGGGGTGCAGCGACGGCGGGACGAAGGACGCCGGCCACAGCCCCGGCGCCTCGGCCCCGGCCTCGCCCGCCAAGGCCGCCCGGCCCCTGCTGCCGGGCATGCCGCCGCTGCTGGACGAGCACGACCTGTACGCGGCGGACCGCCCCGGCAAACTGGCGCCGCAGGTCAAGGACTTCCCCTCGCGGGTGTACGTGCCGAACACCGGCTCCGACACGGTGAGCGTCATCGACCCCAAGACGTACAAGGTCATCGAGACCATTCCGGTGGGGGTGCAGCCACAGCACGTCGTCCCCTCGTGGGACATGAAGACGCTGTGGGTGAACAACAACCGCGGCCACGACCTGACCCCGATCGACCCGGCGACCGGCCGGTCCGGCCGGCCGGTGGACGTACACGACCCGTACAACCTCTACTTCACGCCGAACGGCAAGTACGCGGTCGTGATGGCCTCGATGGACAAGGAGCTGGTCTTCCGCGACCCGAAGACCATGGAGGTGCGCAAGACCGTCCCGGTGACCTGCGCGGGCGTCAACCACGCGGACTTCTCCGCGGACGGCAAGTACTTCATCGTCTCCTGCGAGTTCTCCGCCGAGCTGCTGAAGGTCGACACCGAGAAGATGAAGGTCATCGGGCAGCAGAAACTGCCGTTCCGGGGCGCGATGCCGCAGGACGTGAAGGTCTCGCCGGACGGACGCACCTGGTACGTCGCGGACATGATGGCCGACGGCATGTGGGTCCTGGACGGCGACAAGTTCGAACAGCCCCGGCTGATGCCGACCGGCAAGGGCGCCCACGGGCTCTACGTCAGCCGCGACTCCAAGACGATGTACATCTCCAACCGCGGCGAGGGCTCGGTGTCCCTGCTCGACTTCAAGAGCGGCAAGCTCGTGGACAAGTGGCACATCCCCGGCGGCGGCAGCCCCGACATGGGCGGGGTCTCCGCCGACGGCAAGGTGCTGTGGCTCTCCGGCCGCTACAACTCCGAGGTCTACGCGATGGACACCCGGACCGGGAAGACCCTGGCCAAGATCCCGGTGGGGGAGGGGCCGCACGGGCTGGCGGTGTACCCGCAGCCCGGGCGGTACTCACTGGGGCACACGGGCATCTTCCGGTAG
- a CDS encoding VC0807 family protein translates to MPHSHQRRGPWAPLTRSIVINAVLPLALFYVLRARGAEPWLALLLSSTIPALRVAWTVATRRRADSIDLFVTGLLTVSAATSLISGSPRVLLLKDVGMSVALGAWITSSLLARRPFAYHFGVRLGGGSAERDRLWETTPALRRELRKLTALWGGGQLLDATIGVVTALTLPVDVVPLIGRCQTVVVLGATVLITLRRARRFRTQHGMSLLGTRSSTAPPKAQEAPVAPTLTRT, encoded by the coding sequence ATGCCCCATTCCCACCAGCGCCGCGGCCCCTGGGCCCCACTGACCCGCTCCATCGTCATCAACGCCGTACTGCCACTCGCGCTCTTCTACGTCCTACGGGCACGCGGCGCCGAACCATGGCTGGCCCTACTGCTCAGCAGCACGATCCCGGCCCTGCGCGTGGCCTGGACCGTGGCCACGCGACGCCGGGCGGACAGCATCGACCTGTTCGTCACCGGCCTGCTGACGGTATCCGCCGCCACGTCGCTGATCAGTGGCAGCCCACGGGTACTTCTGCTCAAGGACGTGGGCATGTCGGTGGCTCTGGGCGCGTGGATAACAAGCTCGCTGCTCGCGCGGAGGCCGTTCGCCTACCACTTCGGCGTCCGGCTGGGCGGCGGATCCGCCGAACGCGACCGTCTCTGGGAGACGACCCCCGCCCTACGCCGAGAACTGCGCAAACTCACCGCACTATGGGGCGGCGGCCAACTCCTGGACGCGACGATCGGCGTCGTCACGGCCCTGACACTCCCCGTCGACGTCGTCCCCCTGATCGGCCGCTGCCAGACAGTGGTCGTACTGGGCGCGACCGTACTGATCACCCTCCGCCGCGCCCGCCGATTCCGCACTCAGCACGGCATGTCCCTGCTGGGAACCCGCAGCTCGACAGCACCGCCCAAGGCTCAGGAAGCACCAGTCGCGCCCACACTCACGCGAACCTGA
- a CDS encoding HIT family protein yields the protein MLARMTSEPEQQIGVGTQDAFQRLWTPHRMAYIQGENKPTGPGAEDGCPFCTIPAKSDEDGLVIARGEHVYAVLNLYPYNGGHLMSVPYRHVADYTDLDRAETLELAEFTKRAMTALRTASGAHGFNIGLNQGAVAGAGIAAHLHQHVVPRWGGDTNFMPVVGQTKVLPQLLADTRQMLADVWPQ from the coding sequence ATGCTGGCCCGCATGACGAGTGAGCCGGAGCAGCAGATCGGAGTCGGGACACAGGACGCCTTCCAGCGACTGTGGACGCCCCACCGGATGGCGTACATCCAGGGGGAGAACAAACCGACCGGACCGGGCGCCGAGGACGGCTGCCCCTTCTGCACGATTCCGGCCAAGTCGGACGAGGACGGGCTGGTGATCGCCCGCGGCGAGCACGTCTACGCGGTGCTCAACCTCTACCCGTACAACGGCGGCCACCTGATGTCCGTCCCCTACCGCCATGTGGCCGACTACACCGACCTCGACCGGGCCGAGACGCTGGAGCTGGCCGAGTTCACCAAGCGGGCGATGACCGCGCTGCGGACCGCCTCCGGTGCCCACGGCTTCAACATCGGCCTCAACCAGGGCGCCGTCGCCGGCGCGGGCATCGCCGCCCACCTGCACCAGCACGTGGTGCCGCGGTGGGGCGGGGACACCAACTTCATGCCCGTAGTGGGCCAGACGAAGGTGCTTCCGCAGCTGCTCGCCGACACCCGGCAGATGCTGGCCGACGTCTGGCCGCAGTAG
- a CDS encoding glycosyltransferase family 4 protein, whose product MRIGIVCPYSWDVPGGVQFHVRDLAEHLIRLGHEVSVLAPADDETPLPPYVVSAGRAVPVRYNGSVARLNFGFLSAARVRRWLHDGAFDVIHIHEPGTPSVGLLACWAAQGPIVATFHTSNPRSRVMIAAYPILQPALEKISARIAVSEYARRTLVEHLGGDAVVIPNGVDVDFFARAEPKPEWQGRTIGFIGRIDEPRKGLPVLMRALPAILAAVPDARLLVAGRGDEEEAVAELPAELRSRVEFLGMVSDEDKARLLRSVDLYVAPNTGGESFGIILVEAMSAGAPVLASDLDAFAQVLDQGEAGELFANESAEALAAAAVRLLGDPARLAELRERGRRHVRRFDWSTVGADILAVYETVAAGAAAVATDERVGFRGRWGLARE is encoded by the coding sequence TTGAGGATCGGGATTGTCTGTCCGTATTCGTGGGACGTCCCCGGAGGCGTCCAGTTCCACGTACGCGACCTGGCCGAGCATCTGATCCGGCTGGGGCACGAGGTGTCCGTCCTCGCCCCGGCGGACGACGAGACACCGCTGCCGCCGTACGTGGTCTCCGCCGGACGTGCCGTACCCGTGCGCTACAACGGCTCGGTCGCCCGGCTCAACTTCGGCTTCCTGTCGGCCGCCCGGGTCCGCCGCTGGCTGCACGACGGCGCCTTCGACGTCATCCACATCCACGAACCCGGCACGCCGTCGGTCGGGCTGCTCGCCTGCTGGGCGGCGCAGGGCCCGATCGTGGCCACCTTCCACACCTCCAACCCGCGCTCCCGCGTCATGATCGCGGCGTATCCGATCCTGCAGCCCGCACTGGAGAAGATCAGCGCGCGGATCGCGGTGAGCGAGTACGCGCGGCGCACCCTGGTCGAACACCTCGGGGGCGACGCGGTGGTCATCCCCAACGGCGTCGACGTGGACTTCTTCGCCCGGGCCGAGCCGAAGCCGGAGTGGCAGGGCCGCACGATCGGCTTCATAGGGCGCATCGACGAGCCCCGCAAGGGGCTGCCCGTCCTGATGCGGGCACTGCCGGCGATCCTCGCCGCGGTCCCGGACGCGCGGCTGCTGGTCGCGGGGCGCGGCGACGAGGAGGAGGCCGTCGCGGAACTGCCCGCCGAGCTGCGGTCGCGGGTGGAGTTCCTGGGGATGGTCAGCGACGAGGACAAGGCGCGGCTGCTGCGCAGCGTGGACCTGTACGTCGCGCCCAACACCGGCGGTGAGTCGTTCGGCATCATCCTCGTCGAGGCGATGTCGGCGGGGGCGCCGGTGCTCGCCAGTGACCTTGACGCGTTCGCGCAGGTCTTGGACCAGGGGGAGGCCGGTGAGCTGTTCGCCAATGAGTCCGCTGAGGCGCTCGCCGCCGCGGCGGTGCGGCTGCTCGGTGATCCGGCGCGGCTGGCCGAGCTGCGGGAGCGGGGGAGGCGGCATGTGCGGCGGTTCGACTGGTCGACGGTGGGGGCCGACATTCTTGCGGTGTACGAGACGGTTGCTGCGGGGGCGGCGGCGGTGGCTACGGATGAGCGGGTTGGGTTTCGGGGGCGGTGGGGGTTGGCTCGGGAGTAG